GTCATATATGAACACATTCTTGAGGGATGGTTCATCAAAGGCACTGCCGGGTAGCACGTGGTAGTAAGCCAGTGGTCTCATGCCGTAGTAAACACGGTTGGAGATGTCTTGGCGGTTGATAGCATAGGACAATGCTTGACGTACTCTGTTGTCGCTTAGGAATGGGTGGGTGTATGCTACGCCTGGCTTTGGAGCATCAGGTAGATTGTTAGGATCGTCAAAGTTAACGGTGAAGTGCTCCCAGAACACCGATGGTATGCTGTTGAGCTTGTACTGCTTTAGGAAGTTACTGTTTGCAGAAAGCGTCTTGGCGTTTTGTGTGTTGATAACACCCATTACAGCTACATCGGGCTGACCTCTGAGCAGTTCTGCTAAACCAGATTCAGCGCTTCTGAAGGCGAATACGACTTTATCGAAGAGTCCAGGGCCTAAGAAGTAGTTTGGATCAGGTACAAATTCCATGTAGCCCTTCTGCACCCAGTTGGTAATCTTGTAAGGCCCAGTGTGCATGGGTTTCGTGTTGTAGGAGCTGTTTACAATGGCTTCAACGTTCTTGTCCATGACCTCTTTTAAGTTCCTAGGTAGGGTGTAGGAAACATCGGATAGATAAGTCATTTCTTCGTCGTGCTTAAGCACAAAATCGATGGTCTTTGGATAGGTTACCGTGGTCTTCAAAACGTTTTGCTCGAACCAGTGTTTCGGGTACAGTGGTAAGCCGTACTTGGCATAAACGTTGTAGGGGTTTTCCTTATCCACAGCAGTAAAGTACACTCTGATGGTGTAATCATCCAGCTTCTCAATTCTGGCTACACTGTCATAGGGGTCAAGTCCTGGTACGGGCATATCTTTAGCCAAATACAGCAATGTACCAAAGATAAAGTCATCAGCGGTAATAGGTTGTCCATCGCTCCACTTAAGACCCGGTCTTAGGCCAAAATCGTACCTCATGTAGATGTCAACCTGTGTTCCGTCTTGCAGGGTTATTTTCTGTGGTTTCTCATAGATGACCTGCTTGCCGTTCTCAGTGGTGGGTACCCAGCGTCCCATCTGTGGCCACCAGTTGCCTCTCCAGTCAGAACCTTGCTCACCGTCCATAATTAGCGCTAGGACTTGAGTCATGGCTGCCATGGAGTCTAGGGCGCTGAACAACGTGGCTGGCTCCTGTTCCTCAACGATGTACAGCTGTCCACCTTTCTTTACAGGCCACTTCATCTTGTAAATGGTGTAAGCTGCTTCTCCTCTGGTGGCTGCCTTGTCTGCAGCAATTAACCTGCCAGGCTGCCTCCAAGAGAGTACTTGATACCTGGGCATAATGGCTGCTGTTAGCCATCCCTTCGCCCAGTAGTTGGTGTACTTGCTTTCATCACTGGAAAGATAAATTGGGTTCTTTGCATACTGATCAATGGTGGCTTGTGTTACGCCTAGTCCCCTTAAGCCGACTACTGCCAGCTCTGCACGGGTTACTGGGTTGTTGGGTCTGTAAGTGCCATCTTCGTAACCAGTTACTAAGCCAGCTTTTGCAGCTGCGTTAACGTAACCGTAATACCATGTGCCTTTTGGTACGTCTTTGAAGTACTGTTTGGAAGTCTCCAGCGGCAGTTTCTTGAGGTTGACCAACAAGGTGGCCAATTCTGCACGATTTAAAGTGGCGTCTGGTGCGTACTGTGTAGCAGACCTTCCTTTTACGATACCTGCATCAGCTAATTTAGTGATGTACTTGTAATACTGATGCGTCTTAGGTACGTCGGAGAAGTTAGCTGCATTGACAGGGGAGAACCCCACAAAGGATGAAGCTACTAGCATAACTACCAGCAGCCCCACTGCAATTTTCTTCACACCCCACACCTCCTATGTGAGAAAGTTGTAATTTATTATACCACACCGTAGAATACTTAAATGAATAGAGGGGAGCCAACTTGGGCTCCCCTCTGAAAAGGTTGCTTAGAAGTTAGTATGAACGACTACTCTCTGTACCACCAAGCGATGTTCCAAGTGTGAGCTGCTACGTCCAATCCAAGATCGTATCCTTCAATGTTCTGCTTAACTGCGTCGTGCTGATCTGTCCACAGTATGGGTATTTCTGGCATATAGACAGACCAATAATTCTTGGTGAAATCCTTGTAAGCTTTTGTTCTCTCAGAAGTATTGAAACTATTCCATTTCGCGATCAAAGCGTCTGCCTGGGCGTTACGGAAACCGCTGTAGTTCTGACCCTGATAGCCATTTGCTTCAGAAGGAATGTAAGAGGATTGGTAAAGGGTATTTCCGCCTGGTTCAAGAATGCTGCTCTGGCCCCAAGAGAAGAGTGCGATCTCAAACTGTCTGTGAGGTAGGACTGTGTTGAAGAGTGGACCGGCGTCTAATGCTTGCATGTTTAGGTTAATACC
The genomic region above belongs to Coprothermobacter proteolyticus DSM 5265 and contains:
- a CDS encoding ABC transporter substrate-binding protein, encoding MKKIAVGLLVVMLVASSFVGFSPVNAANFSDVPKTHQYYKYITKLADAGIVKGRSATQYAPDATLNRAELATLLVNLKKLPLETSKQYFKDVPKGTWYYGYVNAAAKAGLVTGYEDGTYRPNNPVTRAELAVVGLRGLGVTQATIDQYAKNPIYLSSDESKYTNYWAKGWLTAAIMPRYQVLSWRQPGRLIAADKAATRGEAAYTIYKMKWPVKKGGQLYIVEEQEPATLFSALDSMAAMTQVLALIMDGEQGSDWRGNWWPQMGRWVPTTENGKQVIYEKPQKITLQDGTQVDIYMRYDFGLRPGLKWSDGQPITADDFIFGTLLYLAKDMPVPGLDPYDSVARIEKLDDYTIRVYFTAVDKENPYNVYAKYGLPLYPKHWFEQNVLKTTVTYPKTIDFVLKHDEEMTYLSDVSYTLPRNLKEVMDKNVEAIVNSSYNTKPMHTGPYKITNWVQKGYMEFVPDPNYFLGPGLFDKVVFAFRSAESGLAELLRGQPDVAVMGVINTQNAKTLSANSNFLKQYKLNSIPSVFWEHFTVNFDDPNNLPDAPKPGVAYTHPFLSDNRVRQALSYAINRQDISNRVYYGMRPLAYYHVLPGSAFDEPSLKNVFIYDPGKADTLLKQAGLTKGTDGVYAKGGKKLSLLAQTTNRTDRINTLQIIQQQYKQVGINLSMQPLNSSDFFNTVLPHRTFEIGLFAWGQSSILEPGGTTLYMSRYIPSKSNGYQGQNYSGFRNAEADALMNKWTSFDMTERTKAYKDFGRLYFGVYMPEMPIVWHDQHDAVKLNIEGYDLGLDVAAHTWNIAWWYRE